The following are encoded together in the Coleofasciculus chthonoplastes PCC 7420 genome:
- a CDS encoding DUF4870 domain-containing protein: MTYDVYDSDKRKLLSALCHGSIFISAAVISIGIPIAVLLVSDDPVVKENATESLNFHINLWLYGLIFGILTIVLIGWPLLGLLAIANVVMPIIAILKVLNNPDQSFRYPFIFRIL; the protein is encoded by the coding sequence ATGACGTATGATGTTTATGATAGCGACAAACGCAAGCTTTTATCTGCCCTCTGTCATGGATCAATATTTATTAGTGCGGCGGTAATATCTATCGGTATTCCGATCGCCGTTTTGTTAGTGTCTGATGACCCAGTGGTCAAAGAAAACGCGACAGAATCGCTGAACTTTCACATTAACCTTTGGCTCTATGGATTAATCTTTGGCATCTTGACGATTGTGCTTATTGGTTGGCCCCTACTGGGTCTTTTGGCTATTGCGAATGTCGTTATGCCAATTATCGCAATTTTGAAAGTGTTGAACAATCCCGATCAATCTTTCCGTTATCCCTTTATCTTCCGTATTCTCTAG
- a CDS encoding bifunctional pantoate--beta-alanine ligase/(d)CMP kinase produces MRLFTTIAGLRCHLERHRTQKTVGLVPTMGALHPGHLTLIERARRENAIVVVSIFVNPLQFGPGEDLQQYPRQLEEDQRFCQQAGVDVIFAPTAVELYGDDPSDSDILTEFTQVQPPPAMTSILCGHSRPGHFQGVATVVTKLLNLVQPDRAYFGQKDAQQLAIIRRLVADLNIPVTIVSCSIAREPSGLAYSSRNQYLTPAQKAQAPILYKGLQNAQNVFQAGERDRTSLIAAVTSELSWIEEIQVEYIELVHPTTLIPLEQVEDQGLLAIAARLGSTRLIDNSLLRNRRPIIAIDGPAGAGKSTVTRLVAQQLGLMYLDTGAMYRAVTWRVLQAGIDFTDEPAIAELVSQCQISLISSGSQPQSLRVWIDGKEVTQAIRSLDVTANVSAIAALPVVRHELVKQQQRWASKGGVVAEGRDIGTHVFPDAELKIFLTASVQERARRRLQDLQGEDQGTVSLEQLEADIQLRDQRDSTRTLAPLRQAADAIEINTDGFTIPEVTDKIISLYHKKASSLHQG; encoded by the coding sequence ATGCGTCTGTTTACGACAATCGCGGGATTGCGCTGCCACTTAGAACGTCATCGAACCCAAAAAACCGTCGGTTTAGTGCCGACGATGGGGGCGTTGCACCCCGGTCACTTGACCTTAATCGAGCGGGCAAGACGCGAAAATGCTATTGTCGTTGTCAGCATTTTTGTCAATCCACTCCAGTTTGGACCTGGGGAAGATTTGCAGCAGTATCCGCGTCAGTTGGAGGAGGATCAACGCTTTTGTCAACAAGCAGGAGTTGATGTGATTTTTGCGCCCACAGCCGTGGAGTTGTATGGCGATGACCCATCGGATTCAGACATCCTGACGGAGTTCACTCAAGTCCAACCACCACCAGCGATGACTTCTATATTATGTGGTCATTCTCGTCCGGGTCATTTTCAGGGGGTGGCGACGGTGGTGACGAAGTTATTAAATCTAGTGCAACCCGATCGCGCTTATTTTGGTCAAAAGGATGCTCAACAATTGGCGATTATTCGCCGCTTGGTCGCGGATCTAAATATACCTGTCACTATCGTCTCTTGTTCGATCGCCCGTGAGCCGTCAGGTCTTGCCTATAGTTCTCGCAATCAGTATTTGACACCAGCACAAAAGGCACAAGCTCCAATTCTCTACAAGGGTTTACAAAATGCCCAAAATGTGTTCCAAGCTGGGGAGCGCGATCGCACCTCCTTAATTGCCGCCGTTACCTCAGAACTTAGCTGGATAGAGGAGATTCAAGTTGAGTACATCGAATTAGTTCATCCGACAACCTTGATCCCCTTAGAGCAAGTAGAAGACCAAGGATTACTCGCGATCGCGGCTCGTCTGGGTTCAACTCGTTTAATTGATAATAGTCTGCTGCGAAATCGCCGACCGATTATTGCTATTGATGGACCAGCAGGGGCGGGTAAATCCACGGTGACTCGGTTAGTGGCGCAGCAATTAGGCTTAATGTATCTGGATACGGGAGCCATGTATCGGGCGGTGACGTGGCGAGTGCTGCAAGCCGGAATTGATTTCACCGATGAACCTGCGATCGCGGAATTGGTGAGTCAATGTCAAATATCCTTGATCAGTAGTGGTTCCCAACCCCAAAGTTTGAGGGTGTGGATTGATGGCAAAGAAGTCACCCAGGCGATTCGCTCGTTAGATGTCACCGCCAATGTTTCTGCGATCGCGGCGCTCCCCGTTGTACGTCACGAATTAGTCAAACAGCAGCAGCGCTGGGCGTCTAAAGGTGGTGTTGTCGCTGAAGGGCGAGATATCGGGACTCATGTTTTCCCAGACGCCGAACTGAAAATTTTTCTCACCGCCTCGGTTCAAGAACGGGCACGCCGACGCCTGCAAGATCTCCAAGGCGAAGACCAAGGTACTGTCAGTTTAGAACAGCTAGAGGCGGATATTCAATTACGAGACCAGCGTGACAGCACTCGTACCTTAGCCCCCCTGCGCCAAGCTGCTGACGCGATCGAAATTAATACGGATGGTTTCACAATTCCTGAGGTCACTGATAAGATTATCAGTCTATACCATAAAAAAGCATCATCGTTACATCAAGGATAA
- the purM gene encoding phosphoribosylformylglycinamidine cyclo-ligase: protein MDYREAGVDIEAGRAFVQQIRGLVQSTHRPEVLGGLGGFNGCFQLPMGYREPVLVSGTDGVGTKLKLAHELNRHDTVGIDLVAMCVNDVLTSGAQPLFFLDYLATGKLNQAQLTQVVAGIAQGCRQAGCALLGGETAEMPGFYQPGEYDIAGFCVGMVEKSEILDGSQVQLGDVAIGLASQGVHSNGFSLVRKIVSDSINQESPLSWDSCPDLLGGQRLGDVLLTPTQIYVKPILDALQAGIEIHGMAHITGGGLPENLPRCLGQGQSVQIEPNSWEILPIFKWLAEAGQVSREEMFNTFNMGIGFVVLVSSVQAEKICRWFESQGVTAYLIGEVVEGSGEVVGVSG from the coding sequence ATGGATTATCGAGAAGCTGGTGTTGATATCGAAGCAGGTCGAGCGTTTGTACAGCAGATTAGAGGGCTAGTCCAAAGCACCCATCGACCCGAAGTTTTAGGTGGACTCGGTGGCTTTAATGGTTGTTTCCAGTTACCGATGGGATATCGCGAACCCGTTTTAGTATCGGGAACCGATGGAGTGGGGACAAAGCTGAAACTGGCTCATGAGTTAAATCGTCACGACACTGTGGGAATTGACTTAGTTGCCATGTGTGTCAACGATGTCTTGACATCTGGCGCACAACCCCTATTTTTTTTGGACTATTTAGCCACAGGAAAGCTGAATCAAGCGCAACTCACGCAGGTTGTAGCAGGTATTGCTCAGGGATGTCGTCAGGCTGGCTGCGCGTTGTTGGGAGGGGAAACCGCAGAAATGCCTGGTTTTTATCAACCGGGAGAGTATGACATTGCTGGCTTTTGCGTGGGAATGGTGGAAAAAAGCGAAATTTTAGACGGTTCTCAGGTGCAATTGGGAGATGTGGCGATTGGTTTAGCCAGTCAGGGGGTTCACAGTAATGGGTTTAGTTTAGTCCGCAAAATTGTTAGCGATTCAATTAACCAGGAATCGCCGTTAAGTTGGGATAGCTGTCCCGATTTACTGGGAGGTCAACGTTTAGGAGATGTGTTGCTGACGCCGACTCAAATTTACGTGAAACCGATTCTGGATGCGCTACAGGCTGGGATTGAAATTCATGGTATGGCTCACATTACAGGTGGCGGTTTACCGGAGAATTTACCTCGGTGTTTAGGTCAAGGGCAATCGGTGCAGATTGAGCCGAATAGCTGGGAGATTTTACCGATTTTTAAGTGGCTTGCTGAGGCGGGTCAAGTGAGTCGAGAAGAGATGTTTAATACGTTCAATATGGGGATTGGGTTTGTGGTATTGGTATCATCTGTTCAAGCCGAAAAAATCTGTCGTTGGTTTGAATCTCAAGGTGTAACGGCTTATCTGATTGGGGAAGTAGTTGAAGGTTCGGGGGAAGTGGTTGGTGTATCAGGTTAA
- the prfC gene encoding peptide chain release factor 3, protein MSTELKAELQTAVEHRRNFAIISHPDAGKTTLTEKLLLYGGAIHEAGAVKARRAQRKATSDWMAMEQQRGISITSTVLQFAYRNRQINLLDTPGHQDFSEDTYRTLAAADNAVMLVDAAKGLEPQTRKLFEVCRMRSLPIFTFMNKMDRPAREPLELLDEIEQELGLQTYAVNWPIGMGDRFKGVFDRRLRQIHLFERTAHGSKEAGDTVIDLGDSRIEKLLDQDLYYQLKEELELIEGIGPDLDLELVHQGQMTPVFFGSAMTNFGVKLFLDAFLEYAMQPEAYKSTEGEMPPTYPDFSGFVFKLQANMDPKHRDRVAFVRVCTGRFDKDMTVNHARTGKTVRLSRPQKLFAQGRESLDVAYPGDVIGLNNPGVFAIGDTIYNGKRLEYEGIPCFSPELFAYLKNPNPSKFKQFHKGVTELREEGAIQIMYSVDESKRDPILAAVGQLQFEVVQFRLQNEYGVETLLDMLPYSVARWVAGGWQALEKAGRLFNTAVVKDNWGRPVLLFKNEWNLQQVIGDHPELQLNATAPVASGQEPDSL, encoded by the coding sequence ATGTCCACTGAACTTAAGGCTGAACTGCAAACGGCGGTTGAACACCGACGGAATTTTGCGATTATTTCCCACCCAGACGCGGGGAAGACGACGCTAACCGAGAAGCTGTTGTTATATGGAGGTGCGATTCACGAAGCCGGGGCGGTGAAAGCACGACGGGCGCAGCGAAAGGCAACGTCAGATTGGATGGCGATGGAACAACAACGGGGAATTTCGATTACTTCAACGGTGTTGCAGTTCGCGTACAGGAATCGCCAGATTAATTTGCTGGACACGCCGGGACACCAAGATTTTAGTGAAGATACCTATCGCACATTGGCGGCGGCGGATAATGCAGTGATGCTGGTGGATGCGGCGAAGGGGTTGGAACCACAGACGCGCAAGTTGTTTGAAGTGTGTCGGATGCGATCGCTACCGATTTTCACATTTATGAACAAAATGGATCGTCCGGCGCGGGAACCCTTGGAACTGCTGGATGAAATTGAGCAGGAGTTAGGGTTACAGACGTATGCCGTGAATTGGCCCATTGGTATGGGCGATCGCTTTAAGGGCGTGTTTGACCGCCGTCTGCGGCAAATTCACTTATTTGAACGAACAGCACATGGGAGTAAGGAAGCGGGAGATACGGTAATCGATTTGGGGGATTCCCGGATTGAAAAATTGCTGGATCAAGACCTGTATTATCAGTTGAAAGAAGAACTAGAACTAATTGAGGGGATTGGACCCGATTTAGATTTAGAGTTGGTGCATCAGGGTCAGATGACGCCTGTATTCTTTGGCAGTGCTATGACCAACTTTGGCGTCAAGCTGTTTTTGGATGCCTTTTTAGAGTACGCCATGCAACCCGAAGCCTACAAGTCTACCGAGGGGGAAATGCCACCAACCTATCCCGACTTCAGCGGATTTGTGTTTAAGCTGCAAGCCAATATGGACCCCAAGCACCGGGATAGAGTGGCATTTGTCCGGGTTTGTACGGGTCGATTTGACAAGGACATGACTGTGAACCATGCGCGGACTGGTAAAACGGTACGTTTGTCAAGACCTCAGAAGTTATTTGCCCAAGGCAGGGAATCGCTGGACGTGGCATATCCAGGGGATGTGATTGGGTTAAATAATCCAGGAGTGTTTGCGATCGGGGATACGATTTACAATGGCAAGCGTTTGGAGTATGAAGGGATTCCTTGCTTTTCTCCAGAATTATTTGCCTATTTGAAAAATCCCAATCCCTCTAAATTCAAGCAGTTCCACAAAGGGGTAACTGAGTTGCGCGAAGAAGGGGCGATACAGATTATGTACTCGGTGGATGAGTCCAAGCGCGACCCAATTTTAGCTGCTGTGGGACAGTTGCAATTTGAGGTGGTACAGTTCCGTTTACAGAATGAATATGGCGTAGAAACGTTGTTGGATATGTTGCCCTATAGTGTTGCCCGTTGGGTAGCTGGGGGGTGGCAGGCTTTAGAGAAAGCGGGACGGTTGTTTAACACGGCGGTGGTGAAAGATAACTGGGGGCGTCCGGTTTTGTTGTTTAAGAATGAGTGGAATTTACAGCAGGTGATTGGGGATCATCCAGAGTTGCAGTTGAATGCAACAGCGCCTGTGGCGTCGGGACAGGAACCTGATTCGTTGTGA
- a CDS encoding septal ring lytic transglycosylase RlpA family protein produces MNQRILSGLTVTVLTTALSTVISNPANQAQAVDQGSEGNLTPAQALHSPQTTPSTSSQPTPQPPEVVKVGEFQSPTAQVGEAEEIIAKIHAYSLDGRQAATLYVRDIPVLTFLGSPATVNNVTKVGEVALGNDSEPEYSSSKTVSGYQSSEENQLDNTASPSVTPTSNGNPDDAVGRATVVAAQLNQLHRDNIDAEAIAVRWNESCNCYSIQVNDQELVQVNENTILPDTTENLTEDARQATNRLRRLMGNAPPIREIQGKPKAQTIAQVALGPVRFQVKGIASWYGPGFHGNRSASGERFNQNALTAAHRSLPFGTNVRVTNLNNGRSVIVRINDRGPYTRGRVIDLSAAAARVLGLLRTGVAPVRIEVLDN; encoded by the coding sequence ATGAATCAGCGAATTTTGAGTGGTCTCACTGTTACCGTCTTAACCACAGCCCTCAGCACAGTGATATCCAATCCGGCTAACCAAGCTCAGGCAGTTGATCAAGGTTCTGAGGGCAACTTGACTCCCGCTCAAGCGCTACACTCTCCGCAAACCACTCCCTCAACCTCCTCTCAACCAACTCCTCAGCCACCAGAGGTGGTAAAAGTGGGAGAATTTCAATCCCCAACGGCTCAAGTTGGGGAAGCAGAAGAAATCATTGCTAAAATTCATGCCTATTCACTCGATGGGCGTCAGGCGGCTACTCTTTATGTGCGCGACATCCCTGTCCTGACGTTCTTAGGTTCTCCGGCAACTGTCAATAATGTTACCAAAGTGGGAGAAGTGGCTCTGGGAAATGACTCCGAACCCGAGTATTCCTCATCAAAAACGGTGTCTGGTTATCAATCCTCAGAGGAAAACCAACTGGACAATACCGCCTCGCCTAGTGTCACCCCGACCAGTAATGGCAATCCAGATGATGCCGTAGGGCGGGCGACAGTGGTTGCGGCTCAACTCAATCAACTGCATCGGGATAATATTGATGCAGAGGCGATCGCCGTTCGTTGGAATGAGTCGTGTAACTGCTACAGCATCCAGGTAAACGACCAGGAGTTGGTGCAAGTTAACGAAAACACCATTCTGCCTGATACCACCGAAAACCTAACCGAAGATGCCCGACAAGCCACGAACCGACTGCGACGCTTAATGGGTAATGCTCCCCCCATCCGGGAAATTCAGGGGAAACCCAAAGCCCAGACAATTGCCCAAGTCGCCCTGGGTCCTGTGCGCTTCCAGGTTAAGGGTATTGCCTCCTGGTATGGTCCTGGCTTTCACGGAAACCGCAGCGCCAGTGGTGAGCGATTTAATCAAAATGCCCTAACCGCCGCTCATCGCAGCTTACCCTTTGGTACTAACGTGCGAGTCACCAACTTAAATAATGGTCGTTCCGTTATCGTGCGGATTAATGACCGAGGACCCTATACCAGAGGGCGAGTCATTGACCTTTCCGCCGCCGCTGCCAGAGTCCTAGGATTGCTCCGCACGGGTGTAGCACCTGTACGGATTGAGGTTTTAGATAACTAG
- a CDS encoding DUF4058 family protein — protein MPSPFPGMNPYLETPHRKLRR, from the coding sequence ATGCCTTCCCCCTTTCCTGGGATGAATCCATACCTTGAAACTCCGCATAGAAAGCTGAGAAGGTAA
- a CDS encoding polysaccharide deacetylase family protein, producing the protein MANPCQLVWQYRLSISLIAATLGFIASLSVSVARSVNPKLAIPSPNLNQQEQLNSKMLQINGLIGEEQEIYQQMLAYLAEEEAKRLTFSVPVEFQGKTIRSRVLNNKAKVIALTFDDGPSSETTPQVLDILQREGIKATFFVVGKTVKNHPQLLKQIVADGHAIGNHTWNHHYHQYSPWAAAQELETTAQLIHKLTGVKTALFRPPAGILNNGLVNYAHQKKYAVIMWSADTKDWQSRRITVPKLINNALEDAQPGGIILLHDGGGDRSKTVQALPKLITELKQRGYQFVTVPELLDMPD; encoded by the coding sequence GTGGCAAACCCTTGTCAGTTAGTTTGGCAGTACAGATTATCCATTAGTTTAATCGCTGCCACACTTGGTTTTATTGCAAGTTTGAGTGTATCCGTTGCTCGTTCAGTTAACCCAAAACTAGCTATTCCTAGTCCTAATTTGAATCAACAGGAACAGTTGAACTCCAAAATGTTGCAAATTAACGGCTTAATTGGGGAAGAACAAGAAATATATCAACAAATGTTGGCGTATTTGGCAGAAGAAGAAGCCAAGCGCTTAACCTTTTCCGTACCCGTCGAATTTCAAGGCAAAACTATTCGTTCCCGTGTCCTCAACAATAAGGCTAAGGTGATTGCCCTCACGTTTGATGATGGACCTTCATCAGAGACAACTCCCCAAGTTTTAGACATTCTTCAACGAGAAGGTATCAAAGCCACCTTTTTTGTAGTGGGTAAGACAGTTAAAAATCATCCCCAGCTACTGAAACAAATTGTAGCTGACGGTCACGCCATTGGTAATCATACCTGGAATCATCATTATCACCAATACAGTCCATGGGCGGCGGCACAGGAACTGGAAACAACTGCCCAGTTAATTCATAAACTTACTGGCGTCAAAACAGCATTATTTAGACCGCCTGCTGGCATTTTAAATAACGGCTTAGTTAACTATGCTCACCAAAAAAAGTATGCCGTGATTATGTGGTCAGCCGATACAAAAGATTGGCAAAGTCGCCGGATTACTGTGCCAAAATTAATCAATAACGCCCTTGAAGACGCGCAACCGGGTGGTATTATTCTACTACACGATGGCGGGGGCGATCGCTCAAAAACAGTGCAAGCTTTACCAAAGTTGATTACTGAACTCAAACAGCGTGGTTATCAATTTGTCACCGTGCCAGAATTATTGGATATGCCAGATTAA
- a CDS encoding sensor histidine kinase, whose translation MQSFITHSLTAPLFMPHGNCYLWKPGLVWLHLLSDAFIALAYASIPLTLIYFVYQRRNLPFSRIFLMFAAFIIACGTTHAMAIWTIWHPDYWLSGLVKAITALISVYTALELIPLMPKAFDVASAVELEAANKRLEAEIRERQQTEVALRRSQDEIQQKATLLEKALRDLQHAQAQLVHTEKMSSLGQLVAGLAHEINNPVNFIFGNLVHAKNYAQDLLKLISLYDKHYPQPVPEIQTTAEQMDLAFLRDDLPHLLESMEVGTKRIRQIVLSLRNFARMDQAEVKAVDLHEGLEGTLLILQNQLKAKPGYAEINIVKEYGDLPKVECYVGQLNQVFMNLLSNAIDALEESRTTDNGQNHPTIRIRTEAIAPNQVAIRIIDNGPGMTEKTQRQLFDPFFTTKPVGKGTGLGLSISYQIVVDKHQGQLNCRSAPGQGAEFAIAIPIQQHRQQQIPQPEVSLTA comes from the coding sequence ATGCAGTCGTTTATCACGCACAGTTTGACTGCCCCACTTTTCATGCCTCATGGCAACTGCTACCTGTGGAAGCCCGGTTTAGTCTGGCTACATCTTCTATCCGATGCCTTCATTGCCCTAGCTTATGCTTCAATTCCCCTAACCTTAATCTATTTTGTTTATCAACGACGGAATTTGCCGTTTTCCCGGATCTTTCTCATGTTTGCCGCTTTTATCATTGCCTGCGGTACTACTCATGCGATGGCAATTTGGACGATTTGGCATCCCGATTATTGGCTATCTGGATTAGTCAAAGCAATCACAGCATTAATTTCGGTCTATACTGCCCTAGAATTAATACCATTAATGCCCAAAGCCTTTGATGTTGCCAGTGCGGTGGAACTTGAAGCTGCCAATAAGCGTTTAGAAGCTGAAATTAGAGAACGTCAGCAAACCGAGGTTGCACTCAGGCGATCGCAGGATGAAATCCAGCAAAAAGCCACCCTCTTAGAAAAGGCGTTGCGCGACTTGCAACATGCCCAAGCCCAATTAGTTCATACGGAGAAAATGTCCAGTTTAGGACAACTCGTCGCCGGGTTAGCCCATGAAATTAATAATCCAGTTAACTTTATTTTCGGGAATCTAGTCCATGCGAAAAATTATGCTCAAGATTTACTGAAGTTAATTTCCCTCTACGATAAGCACTATCCTCAACCTGTCCCAGAAATTCAAACGACAGCGGAACAGATGGATTTAGCGTTTCTGCGAGACGACTTACCTCACCTACTCGAATCAATGGAAGTGGGAACCAAGCGGATTCGTCAGATTGTGCTGTCGTTACGCAACTTTGCCCGGATGGATCAAGCTGAAGTCAAGGCGGTAGATTTACACGAAGGGTTAGAGGGTACATTGCTGATTCTGCAAAATCAACTCAAGGCAAAACCGGGATATGCGGAAATTAACATTGTCAAAGAGTATGGAGATTTACCCAAAGTCGAATGCTACGTGGGACAACTCAATCAGGTGTTTATGAATCTCTTGAGTAATGCGATCGATGCGTTAGAGGAATCAAGAACCACGGATAATGGACAAAATCATCCCACAATTCGGATTCGGACTGAAGCGATCGCACCTAACCAAGTTGCGATCCGGATTATCGATAACGGTCCGGGAATGACTGAGAAAACTCAGCGTCAACTCTTTGACCCCTTCTTTACCACCAAACCTGTGGGGAAAGGAACCGGATTAGGACTATCCATTAGCTATCAAATCGTCGTCGATAAACATCAGGGTCAGCTGAACTGTCGATCCGCACCGGGACAAGGCGCAGAATTCGCGATCGCGATTCCGATTCAGCAACATCGACAGCAACAAATACCTCAGCCAGAGGTGAGTTTGACGGCGTGA